The Metabacillus schmidteae nucleotide sequence GATAACTTTAGTGCAAAGGTAAGAAACTACGATTCAGCTAGACAAGCAGCACTAAGCAGTGACAATATTCCTGAAGAAGTATACGAAAATTTAGTGAATACCATTCATGACCATCTGGGTCTGCTTCAACGTTATGTGAAGCTTCGTAAGGAAGTATTGAAGCTTGATGAAGTTCATATGTATGATTTGTACACACCGCTTATTAAAGAAGTGAAAATGGATGTAACGTATGATGAAGCTAAAGACTATATCTTAAAAGGTCTTGAGCCACTAGGTGAAGATTATATCTCCATTCTAAAAGAAGGCTTTGAAAATCGTTGGGTTGATGTTCATGAGAATAAAGGAAAACGCAGTGGTGCCTATTCTTCAGGGACATACGGTACAAACCCTTATATTTTAATGAACTGGCAGGATAATGTGAACAACTTATTTACTCTTGCGCATGAATTTGGGCATTCTGTACACAGCTATTACACACGTAAATCACAGCCTTATCCGTATGGAAACTACTCCATTTTCGTAGCAGAGGTAGCGTCAACGTGTAATGAAGCACTGTTAAATCATTATCTATTAAATACAATTGATGATGAAAAGAAACGTTTATACTTGCTAAATCATTTCCTTGAAGGGTTTAGGGGAACTGTTTTCCGTCAAACAATGTTTGCTGAATTTGAACATCTTATTCACCAAAAAGCACAGGATGGAGAGCCGCTAACACCTGAATTATTAACGAAAACATATTATGACTTAAACAAAAAATACTTTGGTGAAGATATTGTGGTTGATGAAGAAATTGGTTTAGAATGGGCGCGAATTCCTCATTTCTATTACAATTACTATGTTTATCAATACGCAACAGGCTATAGTGCTGCAACAGCATTAAGCAATCAAATTCTTGAGGAAGGGCAGCCTGCTGTAGATCGATACTTGGAATTTTTAAAAGCAGGAAGCTCAGATTATTCCATAGAAGTACTCAAGAAAGCAGGTGTTGATATGACCTCATCAGCACCAATTGAAGAAGCGTGCAAGGTGTTCGAGGAAAAACTAAATGAAATGGAAGAGCTATTAGCAAAGGTTAATAGTTAAATAAAAAGGAATGTGCTGTAGACAAAGTAAAAATCGCTAGCCCTTCAGACTGATTGCTAACGCTTGCTTTCGAGGCACGAAGCCTTGTGAGGAGCGGAGTTACCGGGGGTGGTAATGAGCACCGCAGCAAGGTGAGTAACGAAGAAAGCGAGCGTTTGTCAACAGTCTGAGGAATGTGCTGATGCACATTCCTTTTTAAAGTCCTTTAAACGTTTTCCGATGGTTAATTAAGTAAAGTGTTATAAAAATAGCAATAAATAAAAGTGGTGATGTAATATAAATCGGAAATACTTCCATAAGTGCTAATAAATTTATAAAGAATAAAATGATTGTTATAATGGTAAGAAGTAGAATCCATCTAAGCTTCAAAAGCAATCCCCCCTTATATTTAATCCTTAGTATTCTATATGTTATCTGCTACCTAATTATCCATGAAAGATGAGACAGGTTAAGTTGTCTAGAGCAGCAAGCGCTCTATATTTGAATGTGAAAGTTTTGTGAAAAGGAGCTATCTTACTTGTCAAATGTCGACATATTTTGATATATTATAGATGTGAAATTAATCACAAACAAACATTTACCCCTTTGTTTGACCGTGAAAATTTCTCCCATCCCCTTTGTTGTCGTTAAGACATATAAAAAAGACCTTATACGTTGTATAGGGTCTTTTTATTTTGTTTTTATGTTCATACTGATTACCTGTTAAAAGTAAGTATACAAAAAAGGGAATGACAGCAGTCACCCCTTATTACGTTCCAATATATCTCCAAAATGTTCCGTGTTTTGCTTGCACCTTTTCAACGGTTTGAGAAAGGACGAGTTTCTTAAGTTCTTTTTCTACTTCGCTTATTGTCATATTGTAAACAGTGGCAATTTCAGCCGATGCAACAAATCGAAAGTGCTGTAAAAAAATTTCTAATGGAGGTGTGTGTGATGGTTTTATCACGTCACCAACCATTTCTTCTAAAAGCTGTACATACATATCATAAGGATAAATGCCGGTAATTTTTAATCCTTCTTGCTCAACCTCTTCACTAAAAAAGGCGAGTGTTGGTATTTCTTGAACATCCATTTCTGATGTGATTTTTAGATCACATTGTAAAGCCTTTGCGGCACTCTCAGAGTGAAGGTCCTTACGAAATTCATTTGCATCTAGCCCTACATTACGAGCAATTTCTACTAAGATCTCTTCATCAGATACGTTTTGGCTTTCAATAAATAGTAATTCCTGCAGTTTTCGTAAGTAGCGAAGGCCAGCTTTTTTTCCTTGCAGTTCTGCGGATTTTATCGCAAGTGATGCTCGATATGGAGTGGACAACGGATTTTCCAGCCATACTTTGCCATCACATGACATGCCTGTACGACATGCTGTTTTTTCCCAAGCCTGGGCGAGCTTTTCAGGGCTTTTTCTTTTCGTAATATTCAATGTCGCTAGACGCCCGCTAATGATATATTTTATGGTAAAAAGACGTCCATATTCAATTTGCAGCTTTTTTATGATCGGCTCTAGTGCCCAACATTCAGGGCATAGAGGATCGACAAACATATAGATTTCTATCGGCTTATCAGGATGCCCATGACAATGGGAGAAGAAGAGGGATATGTTCTGTTTCTCATGCTGATCCTTCATTGCTTGTGCCTTCTTTCTGATTGCTGCTTTCTTCTTCTGTTTCAGATGTGTTGATCATATGGTGAGCTGTCAGTTGTAATCGGTGGAGGAGAAAATCCTTTATTTCTCCTTCTAAGCCAGTTTCTTTCATAGCAGCTTCCATACAGCTTATCCACGCTCTTGCTCTTGAAGGTGTAATTTCAAAAGGCAGATGTCTTGCTCTTAACATTGGATGTCCATGTTCTTCTGTATAAGCCTGTGGCCCGCCTAAGTACTGTGTCAGAAATTGTTTTTGTTTACGGGCTGTTTCCGTAAGGTCATCGGGAAATATAGGAGCCAATAATGGATGTTTCTTTACATGTGAATAAAAGGTATCAACAAGCTGCGAAAGAGTCTCTTCTCCAATCGCTTCATAAGGTGTTAAATGTTGATTCGTCATGTTGATTTCTCCTTTTCGATATGCTAAATACTAGGGTCTTTTCTAAAGGCTGTTTTCGCACAAATTGTTGTTTTTGATACAGTAAAGGTAAAAAATTAGTCCGTTTCATTGCGCTGCAGACACTCGCTTTCCGCGGGGAGGAAGCTGAGCCTCGGCTTCGCCTGCGGGGTCTCAGGCTTTCCTCACTTCCCGCAGGAGTCGAGTGTCTTCCGCTCCATTTCACTATAGAGTTAAAATATTGTTTTAAAAGACTAATCTTTGCGAAAACAGCCTTTCTAAAATGATTTTCATCTTAGGTAGTTTTTCGTTTTTAATGTAAGTTCATTTTAACAAGCGTTCTTATATATCTCAAACAAACCGCTCTCAAATGTTATATTTACCAATATTTTATGTGTAAAAGAAGAGAGTATGTACAATTATCTTGCTCCATAAAGTCAGGAAAAAGGTGAAAAAAAAAAGACCATCATAACGAATGGTCTGTGTAAAAGAATACCCTACACCATATAAGTTGAAGTAATCTTTCTTACATAGTTTTGCGTTTCTTTAAAAGGTGGAATACCGCCGTATTTATCTACGTTACCAGGTCCGGCGTTGTATGCGGCCAAAGCGAGGGATACATCACCATTGTATCTTGATAACATTTGTTTTAAATACTTTGTTCCTCCTTCAACATTTTGGGTTGCATCAAGAGGATTATCGACACCTAACGATCTGGCAGTTGCCGGCATCAATTGCATTAAGCCCATTGCTCCTGCATGGCTTTTAGCCGTTGGGTTAAAGCCGGATTCCTGCTTAATCACAGCACGAATTAACTTTTCATCGACTCCATACTTTTCAGCTGCCTTATTAATGATTTCATTAATTGTGTTTCCTTGATTAGGAGAGTTTTCTTTGCTGGCTGAAGTCACCTGATTTAAAACAGGAGAATTCATATCCAGTTTTGGTAAAGTTGAAAGTGCAGGAAGCACATTCGAATTTACTGTCCCACTATTACCGGGAGTCATTGAGAGAAAAGATTTTAGTAACTCTTGAAAATTCGTTTCAAAATTGGAATCACCCGTCTGATTTGGAGACTGATTAAAGTTTTGAAGTGCTTGCAATTCAAGCATTGTTTTGTAATATTTCATTTTAATATCCAAGAATCTTACCTCATCTCACTATATTTTTGCTCATAAAAACGACGGATTTTATTTTTTGTCTCGCGGAATGGAATATTTAATTCTTTCAAAAGGTTAAGGAAAACCTTTTTTCCTTCCTGCTCATCTGTTACTTCATATTCAAGCTCAAAGTCTTCTATATTTAAATATCGGCTGTGATCGATCACAAGTAAACCATTTTGATAATTTATTTCGGCGCGTAATGTTGATAAAGTACCGAAATAGCTCATATCTTTTTTATTGATTCCCAGGCTGGTTAATCTTTCGGTAACCTGTCCATTCTCGAGATTCCCTGTTTTTATCATCTTTTGGGCTGATTCTTCTGTAATCATTTGATGAGTTTCAAGTATGCCAACTTCGGCAGGTTCCTTTAATGTCATCACAAATTGATTCTGTTTCTTTCTAATTCGAAGAGCAGCTCCAAGCTCTTTTAATGAAAATTGCGGTGTATCAAAATAATGATTTTCCTGCAGAAAGAATTGTTCATCTTTCAATTGGAAGATTTCTTTTATGTTCATAAACTCATCACTAGTTAATAAGTTTTTAAATTCAATTTCTATTTCTTGTGACATTCAGTTTGCCCTCACTAATCAATAGTTTAAAGCGGAGGCCGTAAGTAAACGGAGCGCTTCCGCTTTTAATATTATCTCGAAATTATATAGTCTGCAATGTTATCATGTAACTTTTTAATATGGTAAAATAATCTTGGATTGTAATGGAAGGAGACTCATTATGAATACTAGAATTGAATTAGTTAAAACAAAAATTGAAAATAATACGTTAATATTGGAGCCGGAAGAAGTATCATCAGGGTTAGAGCAAAGTGTTTTAAAGGCTCAAGGACAGATGCTTGTTGATTCAGATCATTTGGCATTTATTTATATACTAGAATCAGATGATGAGTTTGTCTATGCAAGCCTTCCTCATCAAATTTGGCCACAACTAAAGGAAGCGTTGGACAAAGATTATCAAGTTGAGATGAAAATGAGTAATTATCAAGTTGAACTAGAAAATTTATTAGAAGAATTACGTTATCTATTAGAGAATATTAAAGATAATGCAAATTATGGAGATGAAATGGAGAGTAAGGTAGTAGAACTTTTTTCTCTTGTCTAACATGTATTGACAACAGGAGGTTTTGTTAGGGGGATACATAGATGGAAGGTCAACAATGGAAAGCATTTTTGGCTCCTTATAACCAGGCAGTTGAGGAACTAAAGGTTAAGTTAAGAGGAATTCGATCACAATATGAGCTGGAGCATTCCAATTCTCCGATCGAGTTTGTCACAGGTCGCGTGAAGCCTATTGCTAGTATTTTAGATAAAGCAAAGCGGAAAAATATATCAATGGAAGATTTGGAAGAAGGTCTGCAGGATATTGCGGGTATAAGGATGATGTGTCAGTTTGTCGATGATATTAGGTTTGTCGTGAATATGTTAAAAAACCGAAATGATCTGGAAATCATTGAAGAGCGAGATTATATCACAAATCAAAAAGATAGTGGTTACAGATCCTATCATCTTGTTGCAAAATATCCGGTGCAGACCATTGCGGGAGAAAAGAAGCTTTTAGTCGAAATTCAGATTCGAACGTTATCAATGAATTTTTGGGCAACAATTGAACATTCATTAAATTATAAATATAGCGGGAACATTCCTGATAACATCAAAGTCCGCTTAAAACGAGCTGCAGAAGCAGCGTATTCGCTTGATGAAGAAATGTCCCAAATAAGAGGGGAAATCCAGGAAGCACAAGCTATTTTCTCAAGAAAGACCGATAATTAATATGTACACTAGCCTTATTATGAAAATAAAACAATAAAGGGGTAGTATCTATGAAATTTGCTATTTCATCAAAGGGTGATCCAATTTCAAATTCAATCATGCAAAAAATGAAGACCTATTTAATTGATTTTCAGCTTGAATATGATGAAGATTATCCGGATATCGTGATTTCAGTTGGAGGGGATGGAACGCTTTTATATGCATTCCATCGTTACAAAGATAGATTAGATAAAACGGCCTTTATTGGGGTACATACAGGTCACTTAGGGTTTTATGCGGATTGGGTACCTGAGGAAATTGAAAAGCTTGTTATTGCCATTGCGAAGACACCTTATCAGGTTGTAGAATATCCAATCTTAGAGGTCATTATCCGTCATAATGATGGTGGACGAGAGGCAAAGTATTTAGCCCTCAATGAATGTACGGTGAAAAGCATTGAAGGAACACTTGTTATGAATGTTGAGATTAAAGGACAAATGTTTGAAACCTTTAGAGGTGACGGGTTGTGTATGTCTACACCTTCAGGAAGTACTGCTTATAATAAAGCACTAGGTGGAGCTATTTTACATCCTTCTATACGGGCAATTCAATTGGCAGAAATGGCGTCAATTAATAACAGGGTCTTTCGAACAATTGGATCTCCATTAATTTTGCCTGAGCATCATACATGTATGTTAAAGCCAGTGAATGATGTTGATTTTCAAATTACGATTGATCATCTAACATTGCTGCATAAAGATGTAAAGTCGATTCAATGTAGAGTGGCACATGAAAATGTTCGTTTTGCAAGATTCAAGCCATTCCCATTCTGGAATCGTGTGCGAGATTCATTTGTAGGAAATACCGAAAAATAATGAACAGAGCATTTCAGTTGGAATGGACAATTCGTAAGGAAGAAGCAGATATGCTCATCTTTGACTTTGTGAAAGCAAAGAAGATCTCTAAGCGGGCTTTAACAGATATTAAATTTAACGGTGGAGACATCTTAGTCAATTCTGAACATGTGACTGTTAGACATAAGGTAAAAGAGGGAGATGTCCTAACCATCATTTTTCCCGAGGAAGAAAGAGGTTTAGGTTTACAAGCTGACGAAGTACCCTTTGATATTGTTTATGAGGATCAACATTGTTTAGTTATCAATAAACCGCCGTATGTTCCTTCTATTCCATCCCGGGAGCATACAAACGGAACAATTGCGAATGGATTGATTCACTATTATGAAGAACATCATATACCTTCTACCATTCATATTGTGAACCGTTTGGATAAAGATACATCAGGACTTATGCTTGTAGCGAAGCATCGTTTTGCACATTCTTTATTTTCTACACAACAAAAAACGAAGGAAATCCATCGCACATACAAAGCAATCGTTCATGGTGTACTTATTCAGGAAAGAGGAACAATATCAAGCCCGATTGGAAGAAAAAAAGATAGTATCATTGAAAGAGAAGTCTGTGAGAATGGACAAGCTGCGGTTACACATTATGAGGTCATTCAACGATTTGAAGATAAAACACTTGTAAAGCTTGTTCTTGAAACTGGAAGAACTCATCAAATTCGTGTACATATGTCATCAATTGGACATCCTTTATGCGGAGATCAATTATACGGTGGAAATGAAGAAGAGATAAAGAGGCAGGCCCTTCATAGCTCAGAGCTGTCATTTTGGCATCCAATGCTAGAAAAGCAATGTAAGTTTGAGTCCGAAATGCCTGAGGATATGAGTAAATTACTTAGCCCTACTACATGAAAACAGTAGGGCTTTTTATATTGAACCATTACTTTTCTCTAAATCTTGTTTCATCATATGGCAGGCTTGATGGAACAGAAATAAGCTCCTCCTCCGGGTAACGAAAGGCTGTGAGTTTATTTCCAAAAACAGCTCCGGTATCAATGTTAATTGTGCGATTCACTCGCCTGGCTTCTTTTATCGGGGTATGACCATATACAATCATTGGTTTTCCTTGATAATGCTGAGCCCAATCGCGGCGTTCAGGCGTTCCATCCGGATTTTTCTTTCCTGTAATATCTCCATATAAAACAAAGGTTTTGACTGCATTAGTGTTCTTGCCTATATAATCCTCGCGAATGCCTGCGTGAGCAACAACTAATTTGCCGTTATCGAGAATTTGGTAAAGATGAGAAGATTCATATAACCACATAAATTTAGCCTTAACATCGGCTTGGTCCTTTGGGGCTAACTGTTCATATTCAGCCACAGTAGTTTCAAGTCCATGAGTGATTTGTACTTTATTTCCTAAAAAGAAGCGATAAAGTTTATTGCAGTGATTCCCAGGAGAATAGTGGGCATGATTTTCCTTTAGAAGCTGATAAACCACATGAATGACCTGAATAGAATTGGGCCCGCGATCTGTTAAATCTCCAACAAAAGACAGCTTTCTTCCATCTGGATGCAAAGGTATGCCTGATTCCCATTCATAGCCCAACTTTTTCGTTAACTCCTCGAATTCAGCATAACATCCATGTATATCACCTATTACATCAATTTTCATATGTAAACACCTCTTGTCAGTTCTTTTAATATAATAAAAAGGGCACTCTAGTGATAGAGTACCCTTAGATTAGATTAAGTATAATTGCTAACCGTTGCTTGCAGTCCGGGTACCACTTTTCTTAATCAAACATATATTTTCTTGTTCTTGAGCGAACATTTAAAACAATACCGATTGCTACCATATAGGTTGCGAGTGAACTACCGCCATAGCTAACAAATGGTAATGGTAATCCGGTGATAGGAAGAAGACCGATTGTCATGCCGATGTTTTGGAATACTTGGAAAGTAATCATTCCGATAACACCTGTACATAGATAGCTGCCATATGGATCATTACTTTCTAAAGAGATATGGATCATTCGGTAGATAAGTAAAAAGAATAGCGATACAACGATACTACCACCAATGAAACCAAATTGCTCAGCTATAATAGCAAAAATAAAATCAGTATGAGCCTCTGGTAAATACACTTCTAAATTATTATATCCTTTTCCACCTAATTCTCCTGACCCAATTGCGAGTAGTGATTTAACAAGCTGGAAACCCTGTTCTCCGGAATATTCATAAGGATTTAACCAACCATAAAATCGATCCAATTGATAGGATTGACCACCAAGAATATATTTTAAAAGGATATCAGGATATTTAAAAAATAGGATAAGGAATGTAGCTACACCCACTACAAACGTAATAACTGCTGGTAAAATAATACGCCATTTAATGCCTGAAATCAGAAGTAATGAAGCAATAATCACACAGAATACCATTGTCATTCCCATATCCGGTTGTCTAATTAACAATAGAATAGGGGGACCGGCAACTGCCGCTATTTTTCCTATAAGAAGAAAATCATCCTTTGTTGTATTTTGTGGATAACTCTCTCGATGGTCAGCAACGACTTTACTTAAGACGATAATAATAATAATTTTCATTAATTCTGAAGGCTGGAAATTCCCAAGCGGTCCTAATTTATACCAGGCTGTTGCCCCTTTAATGGTTTGAACAATTCCTTCCGGTAATACTTCCAAACCTAGTAACAGTAATAAACCGAAACCATATAAATACCATGAAAGCTGTCTAAAGCGATCATAATCGATGAGCATTGTCACAGCAATAGCAACAGCTCCAATGATGTACCACTGAATTTGTTTTATCGAAAAATTAATACTTTGCAGTGTGGCAGGTAATGTTGTTTCCGCACTATCAATAGCAACTGTACTGACAATCGCTAATAAAAATAATATAAAAATTAACGTATAATCTATTTGCTGTTGAGGGGATTTATCATTTGTCATATTCGATCCCTTTCTAAAATCTTTTAACTTGAAAAACGGTCTATCTTCATTGTATCATTTACAATCTTAAAGGATTGTGAACGATTTGCAAAGAATCCTTTTATAAAAGGAAAATAAAGTTATTTTTGTACTTTGTGGATCTGATAATTTGATCAAGTAAAGGATGTTGAGCATTTCTGAAATGTTTCAATTGTGTAAATAGTTGTCAACTTATTGATTCATTAAATACATATAGAATATTATAGTTATTATGAGCAGAAGCACAATATGTAGAAATACTTAAGTTTTTGTCGAATGCATGGAACATTTTTTCATATATATAATTTAACCTAAAGAGAGGAGGAATAACTTATGTCAGAAGTGAAAGAACAAGTAGAGCTTGAATATGAAGCACTTCTAACAAGTTTAACAGATAAAAATATGGATGAGTTTCGATCAGTTTTTTTAGAGCAGCATCCATATGATCAAGCAAGTTTGTTTATTAAACTTGATTTTGATCAACGAAATACAGTATATCAATATCTTTCACCGGAAGAAATGGCTGCAGTGTTTGAGAACATTGAAGATGAAGATGGGCAATATGAAGCGTATTTGTCTGAAATGGATCCCACATTTGCTGCACAAATGCTTGCACATATGTATGCGGATGATGCTGTTGATGTTTTGAATGAACTAGATAAAGACCAGGTGGCAAGCTATTTAACCATTATGGATAATGAGGCAGCTGAAGAAATTCGTGAACTGCTTCACTATGAAGAATATACAGCAGGGAGTATCATGACGACGGAGTATATCTCCATTCATGCACATCAAACCGTTCACTCTGCCATGCAAATATTAAAGCAGGAAGCACCAAATGCTGAAACGATTTATTATGTGTTTGTCATTGATGAGGATGAAAAGCTGGCCGGAGTTATTTCGTTAAGAGATCTTATTATAAGTGAACCTGATACAATGATTTCAGAGATTATGAGCGAACGGGTCTATTCAGTAAGTGTTGCTGAGGATCAAGAAGAAGTTGCTAGAAAAATGAAGGACTATAACTTTTTAGCTCTTCCAGTTGTAGATTTTCAGGGTCATTTATTAGGTATCATTACAGTTGATGATATTGTTGATGTAATTGATGAAGAGGCAAGTGATGACTATTCTAAATTAGCTGCCGTTTCCGATGTTGATTCAACCGATCGAAGTCCGTTTTCAGCAGCGAAAAAGAGGCTGCCATGGCTCATTATCCTTTTATTCTTAGGTATGTTCACAGCGAGTTTAATAGGACGCTTTGAAGAAACCTTAGAAAAAGTAGCCATTTTAGCTGTATTTATTCCATTAATTGCCGGAATGGCCGGTAATACGGGGACACAAGCATTAGCGGTTGCGGTAAGAAAAATATCGTTAGGTGACTCAGAAGATCAAAGCCTAATGAAGATGCTCTTAAAAGAAGCTGGTACTGGACTCATTACAGGAGCAATATGTGGTATTGTTGTAGCTCTTACTGTCTTTATATGGAAGGGAACTCTTTTCCTTGGGATTTTAGTAGGTTTGTCTATTCTGGCAACACTGACTGTCGCAACTATTTCCGGAGCATTTATTCCTTTAATTATGCACAAATTAAAAGTAGATCCTGCTGTTGCATCAGGACCGTTTATTACAACGATTAATGATATTATTAGTATTTTAATTTATTTTGGAATGGCTACATTGTTTATGCAATATTTGATTAAATAACGAGCAAGCATATTATTACAATAAAAAATTAAATTTGTATATTATAGGAACTAGATTATTTTAAACAGTTTGTATTATGGAGAAAAAATGTTCAGGTTGAATGGAGCAAACTAAACATCCTCTTGCTGCATTCAACCATTACTATATTTCACTGAAGTACAAAAAACAAAAAAGAAGGAGGGATAGGATGCATGGAGCGTCTGTAACTTCATTAGTTATTGTCATACTCGCAGCATTTTTAACCCCAATTTTACTCCACCGTTTAAAGATGAATTTTATGCCTGTCGTGGTAGCTGAGATTATTGTCGGTTTATTCATTGGAAAAAGCGGTTTTGATATTGTTCATCAGGATATGTGGTTAGAAACATTATCAATGCTTGGATTCATTTTCCTCATGTTCCTAAGTGGACTTGAAATCGACTTTACAGCATTTGCAGGAGGGAAAAAGAAAGAAAAGCTTCCTTCAGGAAAAAATGCCCCTAACACGTTCTTAGTTTCAATGATTATTTTTACGGGGATATTTGCCTTATCACTACTTCTTTCGTACATATTCGTATGGATTGGTTTAATGGACAATGCTTTCCTCATGACATTGATAATCTCAACGATTTCATTAGGTGTTGTTGTGCCAACCTTAAAAGATGCTGGGATTATGAAATCCAACATCGGTCAGATTATTTTGTTGGTCGCTGTTATCGCTGATTTAGTAACGATGATTTTGCTTGCTGTTTTTGCCTCTATATATGGTGGAGGAGAAAGCAATACATGGCTATTATTAATTCTATTCGGTGCCGGTGTAGCTCTCTATTTCTTAGGAAAAACATTCATGAATCGCTCCTTTATTGAAACAATGTCCAAGGGGACAATTCAAATTGGGACACGTGCTGTATTCACATTAATCATTTTATTAGTGGCGATATCTGAGACGATTGGTGCAGAAAATATTCTTGGTGCCTTTTTAGCGGGGGTATTAGTTTCCCTTCTATCGCCAAATAAAGAAATGGTACAAAAGCTTGATTCCTTTGGTTATGGTTTTCTTATCCCAATTTTCTTCGTAATGGTTGGAGTTGATTTAGATATTTGGGAATTATTCAAAGATCCAAAAATCTTTATTCTCATTCCTTTACTTTTTATCGCCCTGTTAATTTCGAAGATTGTACCTGTTCTCTATTTGAAGAAATGGTATGATATGAAAACTACTTTAGCTTCAGGGTTTTTGCTGACATCAACATTATCTTTAGTTATTGCAGCAGCAACAATTGGGGAGAGAATGGAGATTATCACATCCCAAATGTCTGGAGCCTTGATCTTAGTTGCTGTCATTACGAGTATTGTGACACCAATATTCTTTAAAAAGCTCTTCCCTAAAACGGAAGGTGGGCCAACAAAAATTAAAGTGGCGTTTATTGGTGCAAATCAAATGACACTGCCTGTTACAAGAGAATTGAATCCTGATCTTTATGAAACAACGGTTTACCATATTCAACAAGATAAAATTGATCAAAAAATCGCTGAATCATTATTTGAAATAAAAGAAATTAACGAATTTAACGTTGATGCATTAAAAGAGCATAATGCGTTTGATGTGGATATGGTCGTTGTAGCGACTGGTGATGAACAAAAAAATGCTGCGATTGCCACGTTTGCAAAAGAAGAACAAGTTGATCGAGTTATTGCTAGTGTTGGTTCACCTGACTTAGCAAGTAAGTTAAAAGATGAAGGAATTGACATATTCTCAACACTTCTTTCAACAAATACAGTGCTGCGAGCACTAATCGAAGCACCAAGTGTCATGAGAATCCTAACAAACCAAGAAACAACTCTTCATCAAATTAATTTAAATAACCCAAAATACGATGATATCTTACTACGCAATTTCCCGTTTACAGGTGATATCATCTTCGTAAGAATCTTTAGAGGAAAAGACTCAATCGTTCCACACGGTGACACAGACCTCAAACTAGGCGACCGCCTCATCGTGACAGGATCAAGAGAATATGTGAACGAGCTAAAACAGGAGTTAGAGTTGTTCTAGAATATGTAGGTTATTAGGTTATTGGAAAATAGATATTTAAAAATAAACGATTGTTTATGGGGATACATTTTCGTGAAGATTTATTCTTTTGAATACTATTTTAAAGTCGATAGTGGAATGGAGCGGAAGACACTCGACTCCTGCGGGAAGTGAGGAAAGGCTGAGACCCCACAGGCGAAGCCGAGGAGGGCTCAGCTTCCTCCCCGCGGAAAGCGAGTGTCTGCAGCGCAATGAAACGATCTGATCTTACTTCTAACTTAATAATAAATATC carries:
- a CDS encoding monovalent cation:proton antiporter family protein codes for the protein MHGASVTSLVIVILAAFLTPILLHRLKMNFMPVVVAEIIVGLFIGKSGFDIVHQDMWLETLSMLGFIFLMFLSGLEIDFTAFAGGKKKEKLPSGKNAPNTFLVSMIIFTGIFALSLLLSYIFVWIGLMDNAFLMTLIISTISLGVVVPTLKDAGIMKSNIGQIILLVAVIADLVTMILLAVFASIYGGGESNTWLLLILFGAGVALYFLGKTFMNRSFIETMSKGTIQIGTRAVFTLIILLVAISETIGAENILGAFLAGVLVSLLSPNKEMVQKLDSFGYGFLIPIFFVMVGVDLDIWELFKDPKIFILIPLLFIALLISKIVPVLYLKKWYDMKTTLASGFLLTSTLSLVIAAATIGERMEIITSQMSGALILVAVITSIVTPIFFKKLFPKTEGGPTKIKVAFIGANQMTLPVTRELNPDLYETTVYHIQQDKIDQKIAESLFEIKEINEFNVDALKEHNAFDVDMVVVATGDEQKNAAIATFAKEEQVDRVIASVGSPDLASKLKDEGIDIFSTLLSTNTVLRALIEAPSVMRILTNQETTLHQINLNNPKYDDILLRNFPFTGDIIFVRIFRGKDSIVPHGDTDLKLGDRLIVTGSREYVNELKQELELF